AAGCGCACGGGGACGCTCAGGCCGTTGCGCACGCCAAAGGCCTCCCCCTCCTCCCAAACCCGGATCTGGCGTTCCGAAAGCTCGGCGAGCCGACGCGGCGTAACCCAGGGAACCGGTTGCGAAAAGCGGAAAACCCATTGAACGGCGGTATCGTGGCTAAGGTGTCCGGCCTGACTGTAGCGATCCAGGAAGGCTTGATCGAAATGGGACATATAGACCGTCTCGCGGCCCGGATCGCTGCGATAATGGGGGGAGAACAAGGCGCCATAGGACACATGGGGCACGCCCGCCGCCTCGAACTCCCGACGCATCAGACTCCAACACGACCGGGGCGTGTCACAGGCGGCAAGCCTGGTTTGAAAGCCGCATTGGGCAACGGTGAGGCTGCAGTCCTTGTTCACACTTGTCCCCCCTGCTTTCCGCAATCCCGCCCAGGTGAGGCGCAAGGGATATGATACGACTCTCTAACAAGTCGGCAAAGCCCGAGAATAACAACCTTCCGTGGAATCACCGTCAGGGGGCCGGCGGGCCATCCCGCCGCCGGTCCCTCCCCTATGTCGCCGTCTATTTCGCCGCCAGGGTGGCGTCGGCGTCGGGCGAGGCGGCGGTATCGTGCAAGGCCTGACGGATCGCCCGATCCTTGGCATAGATATCGCGCACGAAGGCCACCTTGCCGCCCTCGCCGCCCCAGGCGGTGATATAGACCAGATGGATGGGCAGCGGGCGATTGAGACGGACGACCTTGGGGGTTGGGCCGGAGAAATCCGCCGCCGTCTTGCCGATCCGGTCGGTAAAGCGTTCAAGGATGTAATTGGCCAGCAGCGCCGGTTCCTGCACGCGCACGCAGCCATGGCTGACCGCCCGGGCGCTGCGATCGAAGACCCCCCGGCTGTTGGTGTCGTGGAGATAGACCGCATATTCATTGGGGAACATGAACTTCACCGTACCCAGCGGATTGGCCGGTCCGGGATCCTGGCGCAGGCGATAGCTGCGCGCCGCGTCGGCCTTCCAATCCACCGACTCATGACCGACGCCGTCATCCCAGCCCTCGACCCCACGGGGCAGAACGGTGAAGCCCTTTTTGGCCAGATAAGCCGAATTCTCGATCTGCTTGGGAATGACCTCGGCCTGGGCGATCGAGATCGGCACGTTCCAATAGGGGTTGAATTCCATGTAGCGCAGGGTGTCGCTAAACAGCGGCGTTTCGAAATCCTGGCGGCCGACCGCCACCCGCATCGACAAGACCGTCGTCCGCCCCTCGTTCAGATAAAGCTGATATTGGGGCACATTGACCAGCAGATGGGTCTGGCCAAGGGCGCGCGGCAACAGCCGCCAACGTTCCAGGGCGACGCGGATCTGGGTGATGCGCTGGGCCGGGGTGGTGTTCATGTCGACCAGCGTACCGCGACCGATCACGCCATCGGCGCTCAGCCCGTGAGCGGCCTGGAAGATGCGGACCGCCTCGACCAGGAAGTCATCCAACAGCTCGGCGTCCGGCGGGCCGATGAAGGTCGGATCACTTCCCACGACGAGTCCCTCGGCCGCCAGACGCCGCCGCATCTCGGGCAGGCGCGGATCGCGATCGCCCGGCTTGATCGAGGCGCCATCGGCCAGATCGGTCGGCCAACCACCGTCGCGGGCCAAAGCCTGATAGCGGACTAGCCCCTGGCGCAACAGGTCGTATTGGGGCGTCGGCGGCGCCAGGGTCGCCAGGAACAGGCCGAAGTCGGGCGCGGCGCCGGCATTGGCCAGCAAATCCTCGGGGATCACCCCCTCCTCGCGCGCGAGAAGGGCCAGACGCTCGCTAAAGGGCAGAGCGCGCCGGCTTTGCCCAAGCAGACGATCGGTGGCGAAAAGCAAAAATGCCCGGCCCATCAGCAGATCGGCGGTCTGGGCATCGGCGGGGGTGGTGCGCGCCAGCAGCCGCTTGATCTCGCCCAGGCGATAGGCCTCGCGGTCGATCCCCTCTTCGGACGCGCCCTCCAGGGCGGCGATCAGGGCGAGCCCGCGCGGCGAGGCCGCCGCCCCGCTCATCCACAGCGGCTTGCCGCCGTGGTGGTCACGATAGGTCTTGGCCAGACGGGCGGCG
The DNA window shown above is from Rhodospirillum rubrum ATCC 11170 and carries:
- a CDS encoding L,D-transpeptidase family protein translates to MGVFAAALFVPAVLASTSLNPPSDPLAIGPGTPTYSPSSATLPPLAAPSAAVARPGLAVAESKNDAAARLAKTYRDHHGGKPLWMSGAAASPRGLALIAALEGASEEGIDREAYRLGEIKRLLARTTPADAQTADLLMGRAFLLFATDRLLGQSRRALPFSERLALLAREEGVIPEDLLANAGAAPDFGLFLATLAPPTPQYDLLRQGLVRYQALARDGGWPTDLADGASIKPGDRDPRLPEMRRRLAAEGLVVGSDPTFIGPPDAELLDDFLVEAVRIFQAAHGLSADGVIGRGTLVDMNTTPAQRITQIRVALERWRLLPRALGQTHLLVNVPQYQLYLNEGRTTVLSMRVAVGRQDFETPLFSDTLRYMEFNPYWNVPISIAQAEVIPKQIENSAYLAKKGFTVLPRGVEGWDDGVGHESVDWKADAARSYRLRQDPGPANPLGTVKFMFPNEYAVYLHDTNSRGVFDRSARAVSHGCVRVQEPALLANYILERFTDRIGKTAADFSGPTPKVVRLNRPLPIHLVYITAWGGEGGKVAFVRDIYAKDRAIRQALHDTAASPDADATLAAK